A genomic window from Methanobrevibacter sp. TLL-48-HuF1 includes:
- a CDS encoding carboxypeptidase-like regulatory domain-containing protein codes for MNKFRPILILSLFILFMVSLGAISAEELNSTVVNDAPATDSIYVDSNATIGGNGALNNPMNNIKDAVNSVDNNSVIHIKGGNYYTSDNSRIIINKTITIESYDGTAVINGKYTDYIFYITDKGSLTLKNIEFLNTEYSTVKTYSAIVNYGNLNVENSFFDNATGLRAGIILNYGNLTVNNSEFKNNTAKYYGGAITNFGFANIVNSLFESNTAAEGEAILNTYDMFISNSRFIDNNISSNKYQKVESLIDISSSYFTENSDIFVKDSGIYIKESYVTLINTSNSVVDISYSFINTYDFVNSRLSIDNNFWCSNENIPKQANRWLIMIFVDKNTGSSIIKSKSVVDVLVTFKACNGKSTYNLPSDVRLPSVYIQLEADNGRFKENGGYLINNAFLTTYFDNSKNTLIFAMFDDSFATLTVGSGFNNGKIYVSTSGSDEKGDGSINNPYKSLTKAVSVALNGDIIFIGKGSYSGLYNSGLLINKTLTFSSYNGEVKLCRDDFHTMFTISPRGVLTLKGLTLSAMDKSKFIPLVNNSGKTVIDNCIIKDANGGNKYVFKGNEAQHYQYFSNQSIIYTSNDLIINNSVFSNLEDIVIRSYFYTGSNYFKHFDVTIENSVFTNCKAMEWGTTWDSKNYIDKADVVSPSFIINVGAENVLIDNCTFKDNTASAVRVNASKSFLVDNSRFIRNHGSIYSLTTGVLNNTLITEDYGPSVGFSTGFLIPIIRNMQSIVNSNFTKNKDVIISTSFVHYGDNIYLYNCYFGNNTNYYAQDHRNSSGEGLILNGGNMTVDYCTFENNSVFYGGVFYNDGTTVSPGKLYYSKLDITNSIFYNNNAVFGKDIFNKGGEVFVSDCWWGSNRGPNDENIYKAAGTVNVKNWVILTFDIEDNTLIGSLNKVTDSKGNIYNITGKLPSRIAIFESSMVKINPNVIPLINNQAKVNISFNGEDISASLRVDNQTISLVFYNKNTVFDLRDIIVYGKGTSYSFILKSVNGYVVSNKTVTLLILNGTNVYQKHILTTNALGVATLIINCSMGNYTFKASYDGDNYFKPTQGSAKLVVMPYYTSIFIKGDQTFYGNGNFIYAHVYDNLGDAMVNQMILFTITSSDGNIYKRYALTDWKGQAGFYLNLSGGNYNVNVSYSGDNWHYGSSSTGLFNILSIGTNVIIEQSLFNGRGNTLTVLLRDNNYRVLFNETVEIILSDGKVSQAFKVTTNENGRAGVVINLVPGKYNVYVKYAGNKLNSPSSAEGDMTINHVPTQISASSVIIFDSTMNSYLVKLTDIYGRLLVNETIIITAISQATGVKQIFKVKTNGEGIANLTCKLDIGNYLLKIDFNDNEWYDGSNYASTLIVVDTVDDFNPYATILVANDLVKFYKNGTQYIVRLQDIYGNPISNMEVVISINGVKYTRITNSSGEAKLNINLAPGVYHVNVTFEGYGDWTESFVNSSVTVLSQIISKDLTKILRNGSQFIVKFVDNAGNPIEGKLISISINGIVYSRVTNSSGEAKLSINLNPGKYDVVTSCGDFVNHNVINVLSNIDSDDLSMYYRDGSKFKVVIYDSEGKVKPNATVKFTVNGVSYTRITDKDGVAALSINLNSNIYTITTEYNGIVNTNQIWIYNMAVNMDAVNETVKKGTAFYVKLIDVNGNAISGGQVSFKINGVSYIRSVNETGYAKLNINLNPGVYKIITAFSIRNYEDKLLYNTLKVTDTN; via the coding sequence ATGAATAAATTTAGACCAATTTTAATCTTATCATTATTCATATTGTTCATGGTTTCATTAGGAGCTATATCTGCTGAAGAATTAAATTCTACAGTTGTAAATGATGCTCCGGCAACTGATTCAATTTATGTTGATTCAAATGCAACAATTGGTGGGAATGGTGCATTAAACAATCCTATGAATAATATTAAAGATGCTGTTAATTCAGTAGATAACAACTCTGTAATTCATATTAAAGGTGGAAATTATTATACTTCGGATAACAGTAGGATAATTATTAATAAAACAATTACTATTGAATCTTATGATGGAACAGCTGTAATTAATGGAAAATATACTGATTATATATTTTATATTACAGATAAAGGTTCTTTAACTTTGAAAAATATTGAATTTCTAAATACCGAATATTCAACTGTTAAAACATATAGTGCTATTGTAAATTATGGTAATCTTAATGTTGAAAATAGTTTCTTTGATAATGCAACTGGTTTAAGAGCAGGTATTATATTGAATTATGGAAATTTAACTGTTAATAATTCTGAATTTAAGAATAATACTGCAAAATATTATGGTGGAGCTATAACCAATTTTGGTTTTGCAAATATTGTTAATTCATTATTTGAATCTAATACTGCTGCAGAAGGTGAAGCTATTTTAAATACATATGATATGTTTATTTCAAATTCCAGATTTATCGATAATAATATTTCATCAAATAAATATCAAAAAGTAGAAAGTTTAATAGATATTTCATCTTCATACTTCACTGAAAATTCTGATATTTTTGTTAAAGATAGTGGTATATATATTAAAGAATCTTATGTAACTTTAATTAATACATCAAACTCTGTTGTAGATATCAGTTATTCATTTATAAATACCTATGATTTTGTTAATTCAAGATTAAGTATTGATAATAATTTCTGGTGTTCTAATGAAAATATCCCTAAACAGGCTAATAGATGGTTGATTATGATTTTCGTAGATAAAAACACTGGAAGTTCTATAATTAAATCTAAATCAGTTGTTGATGTTTTAGTTACTTTTAAGGCATGTAATGGAAAATCTACATATAATTTACCTTCTGATGTTCGTTTACCTTCTGTTTATATTCAACTTGAAGCAGATAATGGCAGATTCAAAGAAAATGGAGGATATTTAATAAATAATGCATTTTTAACTACTTACTTTGATAATTCTAAAAACACATTAATATTTGCAATGTTTGATGATTCTTTTGCTACTTTAACAGTAGGTTCTGGATTTAATAATGGAAAAATATATGTTTCAACTTCAGGTTCTGATGAAAAAGGAGATGGGTCTATTAATAATCCATACAAATCTTTAACTAAAGCAGTTAGTGTAGCTTTAAATGGAGACATTATTTTCATCGGAAAAGGAAGTTATTCTGGATTGTATAATTCCGGACTTTTAATTAATAAAACTTTAACCTTTTCTAGTTATAATGGTGAAGTTAAATTATGTAGGGATGATTTCCATACAATGTTTACTATTAGTCCAAGAGGTGTTCTAACATTAAAAGGATTAACATTATCTGCTATGGATAAATCAAAATTCATTCCACTTGTAAATAACTCTGGAAAAACAGTCATTGATAATTGTATTATTAAAGATGCTAATGGTGGAAATAAATATGTATTTAAAGGTAATGAAGCACAGCATTATCAATATTTCTCTAATCAAAGTATAATTTACACTAGTAATGATTTAATTATCAATAATTCTGTTTTCAGTAATTTAGAAGATATTGTTATTAGATCATACTTTTATACTGGAAGTAATTATTTTAAACACTTTGATGTGACTATTGAAAACTCAGTATTTACTAACTGTAAAGCAATGGAGTGGGGAACTACTTGGGATAGTAAAAATTATATTGATAAAGCAGATGTTGTTAGCCCTTCATTTATAATTAATGTAGGTGCAGAAAATGTCTTAATTGATAATTGTACATTTAAGGATAATACAGCATCTGCTGTTCGTGTAAATGCATCTAAATCATTTTTAGTAGATAATTCAAGATTTATACGTAATCATGGATCTATTTATTCATTAACAACTGGAGTATTAAATAATACATTAATAACTGAAGATTATGGTCCGTCTGTAGGTTTTTCAACAGGATTTTTAATTCCAATAATTAGAAATATGCAATCTATTGTTAATTCAAATTTTACTAAAAATAAAGATGTTATTATAAGTACTTCTTTTGTCCACTATGGTGATAATATTTATTTATATAACTGTTATTTTGGAAATAATACAAATTATTATGCTCAAGACCATAGAAACAGTAGTGGGGAAGGATTAATATTAAATGGCGGAAATATGACTGTAGATTATTGTACTTTTGAAAATAATTCCGTATTTTATGGTGGTGTATTTTATAATGATGGAACAACTGTAAGTCCTGGAAAACTTTATTATTCTAAACTAGATATTACAAATTCTATATTTTATAATAATAATGCAGTATTTGGTAAAGATATTTTCAATAAAGGTGGTGAAGTATTTGTTTCTGATTGCTGGTGGGGATCTAACAGAGGTCCAAATGATGAGAATATTTATAAGGCTGCAGGCACTGTCAATGTTAAAAATTGGGTTATATTAACATTTGATATTGAAGATAATACATTAATTGGTAGTTTAAATAAAGTAACAGATAGTAAAGGTAATATTTATAATATTACTGGTAAACTGCCTTCTAGAATAGCTATATTCGAATCTTCAATGGTTAAAATTAATCCTAATGTTATTCCATTAATTAATAATCAAGCTAAGGTAAATATTTCATTCAATGGTGAGGATATTTCAGCTAGTCTTCGTGTTGATAATCAAACAATTAGTTTAGTATTTTATAATAAAAACACAGTATTTGATTTAAGAGATATTATTGTTTATGGTAAAGGAACTTCTTACTCTTTTATTTTAAAAAGTGTAAACGGTTATGTTGTATCTAATAAAACAGTTACTTTGTTGATTTTAAATGGAACTAATGTTTATCAAAAACACATATTAACAACTAATGCTTTAGGAGTAGCTACTTTAATTATTAATTGCAGTATGGGTAATTATACTTTTAAAGCTAGTTATGATGGAGATAATTATTTTAAACCAACACAAGGGAGTGCTAAATTAGTTGTAATGCCATATTATACATCTATATTTATTAAGGGAGATCAAACATTTTATGGAAATGGTAATTTCATTTATGCTCATGTTTATGATAATTTAGGGGATGCTATGGTTAACCAGATGATTTTATTTACCATAACTTCATCTGATGGAAATATTTATAAGAGATATGCCCTTACTGATTGGAAAGGTCAAGCAGGATTCTACCTTAATTTATCTGGTGGGAATTATAATGTTAATGTAAGTTATTCTGGTGATAATTGGCATTATGGGTCTTCAAGTACTGGTTTATTCAATATATTGTCTATTGGCACTAATGTAATTATTGAACAGTCTTTATTTAATGGTAGAGGCAATACTTTAACAGTATTGCTTAGAGATAATAATTATAGGGTTTTATTTAATGAAACTGTTGAAATAATATTGTCTGATGGTAAAGTTTCCCAAGCATTTAAAGTTACTACTAATGAAAATGGTCGTGCAGGTGTTGTTATTAATTTAGTCCCTGGCAAGTATAATGTTTATGTAAAATATGCTGGAAATAAATTGAATTCTCCATCTTCTGCTGAAGGAGATATGACTATTAATCATGTACCTACTCAAATTTCTGCAAGTTCAGTAATCATTTTTGATAGTACTATGAATAGTTATTTGGTTAAATTAACTGATATTTATGGACGCTTACTTGTTAATGAAACAATTATCATTACAGCAATTAGTCAAGCTACTGGTGTCAAACAGATATTTAAAGTTAAAACAAATGGTGAAGGTATTGCTAATTTAACATGTAAGTTAGATATTGGTAATTATTTATTGAAAATTGATTTTAATGATAATGAATGGTATGATGGCAGTAATTATGCAAGTACTTTGATAGTAGTTGATACAGTTGATGATTTCAATCCATATGCTACTATTTTAGTTGCTAATGATTTAGTTAAGTTCTATAAAAACGGTACTCAATATATTGTCCGTTTGCAGGATATTTATGGCAATCCTATTTCAAATATGGAAGTTGTTATATCTATTAATGGTGTGAAATACACTAGAATAACAAATAGCTCAGGTGAGGCTAAATTAAATATTAATTTGGCTCCTGGTGTCTATCATGTAAATGTCACTTTTGAAGGTTATGGAGATTGGACTGAATCATTTGTTAATAGTTCAGTTACAGTTTTATCTCAAATCATCTCTAAGGATTTAACTAAAATTTTAAGAAATGGAAGTCAATTTATTGTTAAATTTGTGGATAATGCTGGAAATCCTATTGAAGGTAAACTAATTAGTATTTCTATTAATGGAATTGTTTATTCACGTGTTACCAATAGTTCTGGTGAAGCTAAATTATCTATTAATCTTAATCCTGGTAAATATGATGTTGTAACTTCATGTGGTGATTTTGTTAATCATAATGTCATTAATGTATTGTCTAATATTGATAGTGATGATCTTTCAATGTATTATAGGGATGGGTCTAAATTTAAAGTAGTTATCTATGATAGTGAAGGTAAAGTTAAACCTAATGCAACTGTTAAATTCACAGTTAATGGTGTTTCATATACTAGAATTACTGATAAAGATGGTGTAGCAGCTTTAAGCATTAATTTAAATTCAAATATTTATACAATAACAACTGAATATAATGGTATTGTTAATACTAATCAAATTTGGATTTATAATATGGCAGTTAATATGGATGCAGTTAATGAAACGGTTAAAAAAGGTACGGCATTTTATGTAAAATTAATTGATGTTAATGGAAATGCAATATCTGGTGGGCAAGTATCATTTAAAATTAATGGTGTTTCATATATTAGGTCAGTTAATGAAACTGGTTATGCAAAATTAAACATTAATCTTAACCCAGGTGTATATAAAATTATCACAGCATTTTCTATTAGAAATTATGAAGATAAATTACTTTATAATACCTTAAAAGTAACTGATACAAATTAA
- a CDS encoding right-handed parallel beta-helix repeat-containing protein has product MRNKLAILTLLILFIVSISCVSAEDSNSVSVLSDSNSDVYVSPTGNDNNVGDVNNPFATINKAIDSNVSNIHLSEGKFIGTGNNGLTIENKSITIIGAGADKTIIDLNKTQFMDIKSTSSVVLTNLTIINGYTKYGGAIYNNGNLTIQNCNFKNNSATSGGAIYSGTTANLNIYSSTFEDNVVTNNGGAVFSYSYVGIYDSTFLRNKGTGTYSTGGSIYINGNSNKYSVLNRNIFKDTSVARQGGALYLSYVNVTNCIFENASTTDTGSSNGGGAIYGSSFNLKNNTMTNCVSKSGNGNYIFAFSGFNGVVTILEGKTADVTSSTFTLNATATDDMGHPIHGGSYTFYLDDIRIGSASSVNGFITGTFSKLLDDGKYIVTVSGPLNNNAIVKTTTANVKIDRDYVDYYVSPNGDDDNNDGSKDKPFKTINKAITEAFAKNIYVNIYLLEGTYSGTGNVNLELTKLLGYLNIIGVDGKTIIDGNGKDYAFNFGTTLNVNIKNIIFTNLYSKKYAGLIKGGSGDFTVNIDNCTFEKCNAKTLIQINGKVNDVIMRENVVSSSFITNVISINNLLFENNSGNGHISAEKGIYNSTFINNKITAKSTNDYGIIYVSDANFVSSNNVFENNTVKGLYINRGSANFTSINDTFVNNDGVSGGAVKGGGTFINAKFINNKATKGGAIYHDSNVLTLKDCIFENNKADDGDDIYGYIAPNGITGGLCLNMSNTLTLVSTNSSSIRSELKAIFDLDGLKVSGYNIKFYLNGVYKGSAPLVNGVATFVAVANDGKYEISASGDYINKTTVVKGVLNVDANPVSVFDVYVSGTGSDESGDGSLAKPFATIKKAFEYGMSQNTLSLTIHIIGTLKGEGNVNLDLAPLIDLTIVGENKETSIIDAEKNKYIFDFTPAYDNVKVYLKNLTIKNGVTTTYPTQGGGKTVDVGLVRIDGYYLSVDDCVFRNTTGHGISADKLFSTLIVNNTKFIESSGGVYSATKALNVIVANTEFINCNLGVNKNGRTVYLTGLIAVSDIFISSSSIPRYNVTQVLLDNVTFDGNYNGTKTVGSALYLEGTNATVINSKFINLKDISAIHAFSSSGYKCNVTIMGTYFENNTRDIDYGYGQTNDYRPIFWLINSTFINSGAFACPDMRYRDAWWVVNNTKFINMTNQVLFRGSISSTHKDDSLPDGVNNIITIINSLFLNNERGVQFIGGNVTGSSFYNTEVTASGTAYIVYLDNNFWNSSEPTYVYSPSISCGSWIVPVLVGDNASGPVQVIRLVYMAFNGTDYSYYDVSKVPILDVNASLTVSNGVITPNKGVLNSNGLTANYTYNGVGNQTVTATLSDGNILKLNVTFYRIDTFTNMTISNNAPQTGDYITVNVVVRDKNGKLLNGSVNVYLNSVLKGTISLINGMGSFDVLAEKTGPCEIFVNYTGDLDNSYSSNMTIVSVKNTQMNVSVSDSDSASNVTFTVDFDHVANGFVFVTIGGVTYNATVSGKEAKVIVPPLAVGKYDAIVSYNGVVNKTVAVNISPDRNPVLNISDIVMIYKDGTRMVAVLTDYLGNPIANAIVYFTINGKTYNKTTDANGTASMGLNLASNVYKATVSYNGSDKYNAVSKNITVTINPTIISKDLVKMYQNATRFYAKFTDSTGKAIANKEIRFNINGVFYTKKTDKDGVADLGIMLRPGNYILTAYNPVTGEEKGFNITVKSLIMQNDLTKYYLNASRFEATVYNKDGSLAVNKEVTFNINGVFYHKKTDENGVASLGIALRPGEYTITTMYDGLDIGNKVTVMPTLVTKDLSMKYLDGSNFTALTLDGQGKPLANQNVSFNVNGVFYHKVTNKDGIASLGIRLMSGEYIITSYWNDFQTGNTIKISP; this is encoded by the coding sequence TTGAGAAATAAACTCGCAATATTAACTTTATTGATATTATTTATTGTATCTATTTCTTGTGTTAGTGCTGAAGATAGTAATTCTGTCAGTGTTCTAAGTGATTCTAACTCTGATGTTTATGTTAGTCCAACAGGAAATGATAATAATGTAGGTGATGTTAATAATCCTTTTGCTACAATTAATAAAGCAATAGATTCTAATGTAAGTAACATACACTTATCTGAAGGAAAATTTATTGGTACTGGCAATAACGGTTTAACAATTGAAAACAAATCAATAACCATTATAGGAGCTGGCGCGGATAAAACTATAATAGATTTAAACAAAACTCAATTTATGGATATTAAGTCCACTAGTTCTGTAGTTTTAACTAATTTAACCATTATAAATGGTTATACAAAGTATGGTGGAGCTATTTACAACAATGGTAATTTAACTATTCAAAATTGTAACTTTAAAAATAACTCTGCTACTTCTGGTGGAGCTATTTACTCTGGGACCACTGCTAATTTAAACATTTATTCTTCTACCTTTGAAGATAATGTAGTTACAAATAATGGTGGTGCTGTTTTTTCTTATAGCTATGTAGGTATCTATGATTCTACTTTTTTAAGAAATAAAGGTACCGGTACATATTCAACTGGAGGTTCCATTTATATTAATGGAAATAGTAACAAATATTCTGTTTTAAATAGAAATATATTTAAAGATACATCTGTTGCAAGACAAGGTGGTGCACTTTATTTAAGTTATGTAAATGTTACTAATTGTATATTTGAAAATGCATCAACTACTGATACTGGGTCAAGTAATGGTGGTGGAGCTATTTATGGGTCTAGTTTTAACCTTAAAAACAATACTATGACTAATTGTGTATCTAAAAGTGGAAATGGAAACTACATATTTGCATTTTCTGGATTCAATGGAGTAGTCACAATCCTTGAAGGTAAAACTGCAGATGTAACTAGTTCTACTTTTACTCTTAATGCAACTGCAACTGATGATATGGGTCATCCAATTCATGGAGGTTCTTACACATTTTATCTAGATGATATTAGAATAGGTAGTGCAAGCTCTGTAAATGGATTTATAACTGGTACATTTTCTAAATTATTAGATGATGGTAAATATATTGTTACAGTTTCAGGTCCTTTAAATAACAATGCAATCGTTAAAACAACTACTGCAAATGTTAAAATTGACCGTGACTATGTAGATTATTATGTATCACCTAATGGTGATGACGATAACAATGATGGTTCAAAAGATAAACCATTTAAAACCATTAATAAAGCAATAACTGAAGCATTTGCTAAAAATATCTATGTAAACATCTACCTCTTAGAAGGAACTTATTCAGGTACTGGAAATGTTAATTTAGAGTTAACTAAATTATTAGGTTATCTTAATATAATTGGTGTAGATGGTAAAACAATAATTGATGGTAATGGTAAAGATTATGCATTTAACTTTGGCACTACACTAAATGTTAACATTAAAAATATTATATTCACTAATTTATACAGTAAAAAATATGCTGGTTTAATTAAAGGAGGTTCTGGTGATTTCACTGTAAATATTGATAATTGTACATTCGAAAAATGTAATGCAAAAACTTTAATTCAAATTAATGGTAAAGTAAATGATGTTATAATGAGGGAGAATGTTGTTTCTTCTAGTTTTATTACTAATGTTATTAGTATAAACAATCTTTTATTTGAAAATAACTCAGGTAATGGTCATATTAGTGCTGAAAAAGGAATATATAATTCTACATTTATAAATAACAAAATTACCGCTAAATCCACTAATGATTATGGAATAATATATGTTAGTGATGCTAATTTTGTATCTTCTAATAATGTTTTCGAAAACAACACTGTTAAAGGATTATACATTAATAGAGGAAGTGCTAATTTTACAAGTATAAATGATACTTTTGTAAATAATGATGGTGTATCTGGTGGTGCTGTTAAAGGTGGAGGAACATTTATCAATGCTAAATTCATAAATAACAAAGCTACCAAAGGTGGAGCTATTTATCATGATTCAAATGTTTTAACTTTAAAAGACTGTATTTTCGAAAATAACAAAGCAGATGACGGTGATGACATATATGGTTACATAGCTCCAAATGGTATAACTGGTGGTTTATGTTTAAATATGTCTAATACTTTAACTTTAGTATCTACTAATTCTTCTAGTATTAGGTCTGAATTAAAAGCTATTTTTGATTTAGATGGTCTTAAAGTAAGCGGATATAATATTAAATTTTATTTAAATGGTGTTTATAAAGGTTCTGCTCCATTAGTTAATGGTGTAGCTACTTTTGTTGCTGTTGCTAATGATGGAAAATACGAAATTTCAGCTTCTGGAGATTATATTAACAAGACTACTGTTGTTAAAGGTGTGTTAAATGTTGATGCTAATCCTGTGTCTGTTTTTGATGTTTATGTTTCTGGAACAGGTAGTGATGAATCTGGTGATGGTTCATTAGCTAAACCATTTGCAACCATTAAAAAAGCATTTGAATACGGAATGTCACAAAACACATTAAGCTTAACAATCCATATTATCGGTACTTTGAAAGGTGAAGGTAATGTTAATCTTGATTTAGCACCACTTATAGATTTAACTATTGTTGGTGAAAATAAAGAAACCTCAATTATCGATGCAGAAAAAAATAAATACATATTTGACTTTACCCCAGCATACGACAACGTTAAAGTTTACCTAAAAAACTTAACAATTAAAAACGGTGTAACTACTACATATCCTACTCAGGGTGGTGGTAAGACAGTTGATGTTGGTCTTGTTCGTATTGATGGTTATTATTTAAGTGTGGATGATTGTGTATTTAGAAATACTACTGGTCATGGAATTTCTGCAGATAAACTATTCTCAACTCTTATAGTTAACAATACAAAATTCATAGAATCCAGTGGTGGAGTTTATTCAGCTACTAAAGCATTAAATGTAATCGTAGCAAATACTGAGTTTATAAACTGTAATTTAGGTGTAAATAAGAATGGACGTACAGTTTATTTAACTGGTTTAATTGCAGTTAGCGATATTTTTATTTCATCCAGTTCTATTCCTAGGTATAATGTTACACAAGTATTATTGGATAATGTAACTTTTGATGGAAATTATAATGGTACTAAAACTGTAGGTTCTGCTCTTTATTTAGAGGGTACAAATGCTACTGTAATTAATTCTAAATTCATAAACCTAAAAGATATTTCAGCTATTCATGCATTTAGTAGTAGTGGATATAAATGTAATGTAACTATTATGGGTACTTACTTTGAAAACAATACAAGGGATATTGATTATGGTTATGGTCAAACTAATGATTATCGTCCAATATTCTGGTTAATTAACTCAACATTTATTAATAGTGGAGCATTTGCATGTCCTGATATGCGTTATAGAGATGCATGGTGGGTTGTTAATAATACTAAATTTATTAACATGACTAATCAAGTATTATTTAGAGGATCAATATCTTCCACACATAAAGATGATTCATTACCTGATGGTGTTAACAATATTATAACTATTATTAATTCATTATTCTTAAACAATGAAAGAGGTGTTCAGTTTATAGGAGGTAATGTTACTGGATCTAGTTTCTATAACACTGAAGTTACTGCTTCTGGAACTGCATACATAGTTTATTTGGATAATAATTTCTGGAATAGTTCTGAGCCTACTTATGTTTATAGTCCTTCTATTTCTTGTGGTAGTTGGATTGTTCCTGTTTTGGTTGGGGATAATGCTTCTGGTCCTGTTCAGGTTATTAGGCTTGTTTATATGGCTTTTAATGGAACTGATTATTCTTATTATGATGTTTCTAAAGTACCTATTTTGGATGTTAATGCTAGTTTAACAGTTTCTAATGGTGTAATTACTCCAAATAAAGGTGTTCTTAACTCTAATGGTTTAACTGCTAATTATACATATAATGGTGTTGGTAATCAGACTGTAACTGCAACTTTAAGTGATGGAAATATTTTAAAATTAAATGTAACTTTCTACAGAATTGATACATTTACAAATATGACTATTTCAAATAATGCTCCGCAAACTGGAGATTATATTACTGTTAATGTTGTTGTTCGTGATAAGAATGGCAAACTTTTAAATGGTAGTGTGAATGTTTATCTTAATAGTGTTTTAAAAGGAACTATCAGTTTAATAAATGGTATGGGTTCCTTTGATGTGTTAGCAGAAAAAACTGGTCCTTGTGAAATATTTGTTAATTATACTGGAGATTTAGATAATTCTTACTCAAGTAATATGACTATTGTTTCAGTTAAAAATACACAAATGAATGTTTCTGTTTCTGATTCAGATTCTGCAAGCAATGTTACTTTTACTGTGGACTTTGATCATGTAGCTAATGGTTTTGTATTTGTAACTATTGGTGGTGTAACTTACAATGCTACTGTTTCAGGTAAAGAAGCTAAAGTTATTGTACCTCCATTAGCTGTAGGCAAATATGATGCTATTGTTTCATATAATGGTGTTGTTAATAAAACTGTTGCAGTTAACATATCTCCTGATAGAAATCCAGTATTAAACATTTCAGATATTGTAATGATTTACAAAGACGGTACCAGAATGGTTGCTGTTTTAACTGATTATTTAGGTAATCCTATTGCTAATGCTATTGTATACTTTACTATCAATGGTAAAACTTACAATAAAACCACTGATGCTAACGGTACTGCTTCCATGGGATTAAACTTAGCGTCTAATGTGTACAAAGCTACTGTTTCATATAATGGTTCAGATAAGTATAATGCAGTTTCTAAAAACATTACTGTAACTATTAATCCGACTATTATAAGTAAAGATTTAGTTAAAATGTATCAGAACGCTACAAGATTCTATGCTAAGTTTACTGACAGCACTGGAAAAGCAATAGCTAATAAGGAAATCAGATTTAATATTAATGGTGTTTTCTATACTAAAAAGACTGATAAGGATGGTGTAGCTGATTTAGGCATTATGTTAAGACCTGGAAATTACATTTTAACTGCTTACAACCCTGTAACCGGCGAAGAAAAAGGATTTAACATAACCGTAAAATCATTAATCATGCAAAATGACTTAACCAAATATTACTTAAATGCTTCCAGATTTGAAGCAACTGTCTACAATAAAGACGGATCTTTAGCAGTAAACAAAGAAGTAACATTTAACATCAACGGTGTGTTCTATCACAAAAAAACAGATGAAAATGGTGTTGCAAGCTTGGGAATTGCTTTAAGACCTGGAGAATATACTATTACAACAATGTATGATGGTTTGGATATTGGAAACAAAGTCACTGTCATGCCAACTTTAGTAACAAAAGATCTCTCCATGAAGTACCTTGACGGTAGCAATTTCACTGCTTTAACTTTAGATGGTCAAGGTAAGCCATTAGCTAACCAAAACGTATCATTTAACGTAAACGGTGTTTTCTATCATAAAGTTACTAATAAAGACGGTATCGCAAGCTTAGGAATCAGATTAATGAGCGGCGAATACATTATAACTTCCTACTGGAATGACTTCCAAACAGGAAACACAATAAAAATCAGTCCTTAA
- a CDS encoding DUF371 domain-containing protein yields MIFKIRTKGHKNVSSMHRSTFEITKDPEIGPAADCIVGVAMDNSMNDFSDEFKAKIANKNTKITVILDTENGYDEIVGFGHEDLTLTHPTDIVCRTSDYVCPRTLMVNADKASRDLDLDLIEDLKNEKEMEVTIILD; encoded by the coding sequence ATGATTTTTAAAATTAGAACTAAAGGTCACAAAAATGTATCTTCCATGCACAGATCCACTTTTGAAATAACTAAAGATCCAGAAATTGGGCCTGCTGCAGACTGTATTGTTGGAGTGGCTATGGATAATTCCATGAATGATTTTTCAGATGAGTTTAAAGCTAAAATAGCCAATAAAAACACTAAAATAACTGTTATATTAGATACTGAAAACGGCTATGATGAGATTGTCGGCTTTGGTCATGAAGATTTGACTTTAACTCATCCGACAGATATTGTCTGCAGAACCAGTGATTATGTCTGTCCCCGTACTTTAATGGTAAATGCAGACAAAGCCTCCAGAGATCTTGATTTGGATTTAATTGAAGATTTGAAAAATGAAAAAGAAATGGAAGTTACAATTATTCTAGACTGA